The sequence ACCCGTCCGGCGCGGCGCGCGATCACCGTCGAGGACCTGATGACGCACCGCAGCGGGCTGGCCTACTACTTCTCGGTGGTGGGTCCGCTGGCGCGCGCGTACTCGCGCATCTCGGTGAAGCAGGACCCCGACGGCTGGCTGGCCGAGATCGCGGAGCTCCCGCTGCAGCACCAACCCGGTGAGCGGATGACCTACAGCAACGCCACCGACGTGCTGGGCATAATCCTCGAGCGGATCGAAGGCAAGTCGCTGCACGACGTGCTCACCGAGCGAATCCTGGGTCCGTTGAACATGACCGACACCGGCTTCTACGTGCCGTCCCGCAACCGGGGCCGGGCCGCCACCATGTACAAGCTCACCGAGAACGACACGCTCAGCCACGACGCGATGGGCCCCACCCCGGTGTCGCCGCCCCCGTTCTGCATGGGCGGTGCGAACCTGTTCTCCACCGCCGACGACTATCTGGCCTTCGCCCGGATGCTGCTGGCCGGCGGCGAGATCGACGGTGTGCGAGTGCTTTCGGAGGAATCGGTGCGTTCGATACGCACCGACCGGCTGACCGATGAGCAGAAGCAGCATGACTTCCTCGGGATGCCGTTCTGGATCGGGCGCGGCTTCGGGCTGAACCTGTCGGTGGTCACCGATCCGGCACGGTCCCGGCAGCTGTACGGTCCCGGCGGGGCGGGCACCTTCAGCTGGCCGGGCGCCTACGGCACCTGGTGGCAGGCCGATCCCAGCGAGGATCTGATCCTGATCTACCTCATCCAGAACTTCCCCAACCTCAGCGCGGACGCCGCGGCCGCCGTCGCGGGCAACACCTCGCTGCTGAAACTGCAGTCGACGCAACCGAAATTCGTCCGTCGGACTTACCAAGCGCTCGACATCTGACGGCGGTCACTCGGCGCCCAGGCAGGGCGCTGACCACCGCAGCACCGTTCCCTCGCCGGCCGTGCTCTGCACTGTGAAACCACCACCCACATCCAGCGCGCGTGTCTGCAGGTTGTTCAGGCCACTACGGGTGATGTCGCCGGTGAAGCCCCTGCCGTTGTCGACGACCTCGATGGTCAGGTCCTCGCCCACCACGACGCTGATGTTCAGCGTCGTGGCGTCGGCATGGCGGACGGCGTTGCTGATTGCCTCGCGGACAACGGCTTCGGCGTGATCGGCGATCTCGGCGTCGACGATCGACAGCGGTCCCGTGTACTGGATCCTGATCCGCAACTGAGAGCTGGAGAACTGTGCGACGGCCTCATCCAGCCGCTGCCTCAGTCGAGTGGTGCCGGTTGCCGCGCCGTGAAGATCGAAGATCGTCGTGCGGATCTCCTGGATGACCTCCTGAAGATCGTCGACGCAGTCCAAAAGGCGTTGCCGCACTTCGGGAACGCGGGCCCGCGGAATCACCCCTTGCAGTGACAGGCCGACGGCGAAGATCCGCTGGATCACGTGGTCGTGCAGATCGCGGGCAATGCGGTCCCGGTCCGACAGGATGCTGAGTTCACGCATCTGGTGCTGTGCCGTCGCCGACCGCCATGCGAGCGCCGCCTGGTCCGCGAAGGCCGCCATCATGTCGAGTTCATCGTCGGTGAACGGTTGCGCATTCGGCGGGCGAAGCGCGACGAGCACACCCGCGACCGCGTCAGCGGCGCGCAGGGGAAGCACCAGCGCTGGGCCGGCGGCGTCCTTGTCAGAGCGCGCGTCGCCGAATCCATCGAGTCGTTCCGGCGCGCGCTCGACGAACGCCCGGCCGATCGAGGTGCCTTCCACCGGAATCCAATCCGGCACCGGTGCCGGGCCGTCCCCGGACGTCGCGGCCACGACGAGCTCGTCAACCTCGTCAGGCGGCGCCTCCGGGTCCGACGGCACGACGACGAACGTCAACTCCGCCCCGCTGAGCTCACGGGATTTGGCCGCCGCAAGGTGAAACACCCGGCCCGGATCGGTTCCGGCGAGCAGCTCCGTCCCGATATCCCGGGTGGCCACGATCCAGGCCTGGCGCGTCTTCGCCGACTCATACAGGCGCGCGTTGTCGATAGCGATGCCCGCCGCGTTGGCAAGCGCCTGGACCAGCACTTCGTCGTCTTCACTGAACGGCAGGCCACCCGCCTTCTCCGTCAGGTACAGGTTGCCGAACACTTTGTCGCGGATCCGCACCGGCACCCCGAGGAAAGTCCGCATCGGCGGATGGTGCGGGGGAAATCCGACGGAAGCGGCATGGTGGGCGATGTTGTCCAACCGGATCGGTTTGGGGTCGTCGATCAGGACCCCCAGCACGCCGCGGCCCTCGGGCAGGTGGCCGATCTTCTCGCGCTGCTCATCGTCGATGCCCGTGTAGACGAACTCGACCAGTTCGTGGCCGTGCCCGCGCACGCCCAGCGCCGCGTATCGGGCATCGACGAGGTCGGCGGCGGTGCGCACGATCTTGTTGAGGGTCTGATCGAGTTCCAGACCCGATGTCACCACCAGCATGGCCTCGACGAGACCGTCCATCCGGTCCCGCCCCTCGACGATCTGTTCGATGCGGTCCTGGACCTCGACGAGCAGTTCGCGCAGCCGCAGCTGGGACAGGGTCTCTCGCAGTGGCGCGATGCCAGTGTCCGTCCGCCCGTCGGTCTCATCGGTCACCACCCCATCGTCACATTTCTGACCGGAGCGTGAAGCGTTCCGGACACAATTTGACGGCCCCGACGACGTCGGACACGAGAGTAGAAAAACCGTGCACCCGTGATGCAGGGTCGAAGGTCCCCGCCGGCGGGGACCAATGCGCCTTGCGGTCTCGCCCGGCGTATTCGACCCTGAACCGGTGCGCACCCATTGGCTGATGGTGGAGGCCACCCGGCAGGACGACACCACCCCGTTCCGCACCCGGCTGGCGGGCGCGGGCAGGCACCTGCCGCCCACCCGCCTCACCACCGATGAGCTGATGGCGACGGCGCGGCATCACCCCCACATCGACCTCGAGCGGCTGACCGGCATCCACGAACGTCGCGTGTCCGTCGGCGACGAGGACTCGCTCAGCCTGGCGACCTCGGCGGCGGTGGACTGTCTCGACAAGGCTCAACGCGACGCCGGCTCCATCGATGTCGTGATCAACTGCAGCATCACCAAGTTCCGCGGCGGGTTGACGCAATGGCTGGAGCCGACGATGAGCGGCGCGGTGGCCCGTGCGATCGGCGCCGATGCCGCGATGACCTTCGACATCAACAACGCGTGCGCGGGCATGCTGACCGGTGTCACGGTCGCCAACAACTGGATTCGGCGCGGCGCCGTCGAACGTGTCCTGGTGGTCAGCGGCGAGTACATCTCCCAACTGGGCCGAAACGCCGCCCGCCACATCCACAACTTCATGAGCAAAGAGCTCGCATCGTTGACGCTGGGGGACGCGGGTGCGGCGCTGCTTCTCGAACGTGCCGCCGGCACCTCGGAGGGAATCTCGCTCGCCGGCTTCACGACGGTCGCGGACTACAGTCGGTTGTGCCTCGGCTATCCGAAAGGGGACGATCCCGGCGCCCGGATGTTCACCGACGCCCGCGGTATCCACCGGGCGGCGATGTCGAACACCCCACCGCTGTTGAGTGAAGTCCTGCAGACAGCGGGCATCGCCATGCACGACATCGATCACGTGATCACTCACCAGACCTCCGCGCGGGCCATCCGCAAAGGAATGGCCGAGGTCACCATGGCATTCGGCGAGGGACCAACACACGATGCGGTGATCACCGTCGACCGGTACGGCAACACCGCGTCGACCACACACACGGTGGCGCTCATCGAGGAACTGGAGGCCCGCCACATCCGGCCCGGCGAGACGATCGCCCTGATCGCGCTCGCCTCCGGCCTGGAGATCGGCGTGGTGCTGTTGACGTTGGACGAGACGCTGGTGGATCGGTATGGGCACGATCATTGAGAACGTCCACGTCACCCGCGGCGGGTGGCGACGACGGCACAGCGCGCTGCGTCTCGCCGACGCGGCGGCGAGAGGCTGC comes from Mycolicibacterium pulveris and encodes:
- a CDS encoding serine hydrolase domain-containing protein, whose amino-acid sequence is MNLDSNQASIREAIDAGLLAGAVTLVWRAGQVLQVNELGYRDVEARLPMQRDTIFRIASMTKPVTVAAAMSLVDEGRLALTDPVTKWLPEMEQMRVLDTPGGPLDKTRPARRAITVEDLMTHRSGLAYYFSVVGPLARAYSRISVKQDPDGWLAEIAELPLQHQPGERMTYSNATDVLGIILERIEGKSLHDVLTERILGPLNMTDTGFYVPSRNRGRAATMYKLTENDTLSHDAMGPTPVSPPPFCMGGANLFSTADDYLAFARMLLAGGEIDGVRVLSEESVRSIRTDRLTDEQKQHDFLGMPFWIGRGFGLNLSVVTDPARSRQLYGPGGAGTFSWPGAYGTWWQADPSEDLILIYLIQNFPNLSADAAAAVAGNTSLLKLQSTQPKFVRRTYQALDI
- a CDS encoding GAF domain-containing sensor histidine kinase, encoding MTDETDGRTDTGIAPLRETLSQLRLRELLVEVQDRIEQIVEGRDRMDGLVEAMLVVTSGLELDQTLNKIVRTAADLVDARYAALGVRGHGHELVEFVYTGIDDEQREKIGHLPEGRGVLGVLIDDPKPIRLDNIAHHAASVGFPPHHPPMRTFLGVPVRIRDKVFGNLYLTEKAGGLPFSEDDEVLVQALANAAGIAIDNARLYESAKTRQAWIVATRDIGTELLAGTDPGRVFHLAAAKSRELSGAELTFVVVPSDPEAPPDEVDELVVAATSGDGPAPVPDWIPVEGTSIGRAFVERAPERLDGFGDARSDKDAAGPALVLPLRAADAVAGVLVALRPPNAQPFTDDELDMMAAFADQAALAWRSATAQHQMRELSILSDRDRIARDLHDHVIQRIFAVGLSLQGVIPRARVPEVRQRLLDCVDDLQEVIQEIRTTIFDLHGAATGTTRLRQRLDEAVAQFSSSQLRIRIQYTGPLSIVDAEIADHAEAVVREAISNAVRHADATTLNISVVVGEDLTIEVVDNGRGFTGDITRSGLNNLQTRALDVGGGFTVQSTAGEGTVLRWSAPCLGAE
- a CDS encoding 3-oxoacyl-ACP synthase III family protein; translation: MVEATRQDDTTPFRTRLAGAGRHLPPTRLTTDELMATARHHPHIDLERLTGIHERRVSVGDEDSLSLATSAAVDCLDKAQRDAGSIDVVINCSITKFRGGLTQWLEPTMSGAVARAIGADAAMTFDINNACAGMLTGVTVANNWIRRGAVERVLVVSGEYISQLGRNAARHIHNFMSKELASLTLGDAGAALLLERAAGTSEGISLAGFTTVADYSRLCLGYPKGDDPGARMFTDARGIHRAAMSNTPPLLSEVLQTAGIAMHDIDHVITHQTSARAIRKGMAEVTMAFGEGPTHDAVITVDRYGNTASTTHTVALIEELEARHIRPGETIALIALASGLEIGVVLLTLDETLVDRYGHDH